CGCAGCCAGCACCGAGCAGCGCCAGGCCCAGCATGACCGGGGCGAGACGCGGCAGCATCCGGGACGAAGCCTTCAAAGACAGTTTCATGGGGTTGACCTCAGGGGTTGAACGGTGATCGGCGCCTCACGGAGCACCGCGAGGGAGGAGCGGAAACTGGGGATGCCTCGCGCAATGGGAAGACGGCCTGAGAAAGGATTTTCCTTCCCTGTCCAAACACAGACACCTTTCAGGGAAACCCCGCGAACAACGAACAATGACTCGCACCCACCGGGAAGGACGCACGGCCAGCCGAGCGGATGCCCTCGCCCGCCCCCCCCCGGGTGAGAGGGAAAAAACTGAAAGCCTTTCATGGCGTCTTTGTAGAAAGCTGTAGAAAGGATTGGGTAAAGCCTTTCCCATACACGAGTCTGTAGAAAGGATTGGGAAAAGCTTTTCCTTTCCTTTTGGTCTGTAGAAAGGTGGGGGGAGGTGTGATTCCACCCAGGGCCCCGAGGCACCCACCCGGGCCGGGGGGAAAAGCAGAAGGGCCGCCCCGGTCTGTCCGGGACGGCCCCTCGGGGACCTCGAGCGCCTGGCGGTGGGCTACTTGCGCGCGCGCGCCAGCTTCCGGGCCTGGGACAGCCGGAAGTCCTCGTGCCAGGCGCCGTCGAGCCGTGTCAGCAGCGCCCGCGCGTCCACCCGCCGGGCCTTCTCCAGCGCCTCCTGCAGCTGGCTGTCACCCACCAGGAAGCCGTCGGCGTACAGCGTGCGCGCCTCGGGCCCCAGCCCGGCCAGCTCCTCTGGAGTGCCCAGCGCGAAGTTGTAGACGGGCCCCGCGTAGGGCACGCGCTCCACCGCCACCAGCGTCCGGGCCCCGGTGCGCGTCAGCACCGCGTCCCCCACCTTCAGCTCGCTGGCCTGCACCACGCCGCGCGCCGCCGTCACCATGGGGTGCGTCTGCGTCACCCGCACCTCGCGGCCCTGCTCGTCGCGCAGCTTCACCAGCGGGTTGCTCTCCCCACCGCGCGTGACGGACGTCACCGTCAGCCCCCGCCCCGCGCCCTGGGTCAGCAGCTTCTCGCCCACCTTCACCTGCTCCACCGGCACGCTCCGGCCGTCCGCCCGCGTCACCCGCGTCCCCTCCGCCAGGCACCCGCGCTTGTAGTCCACGGGGCTCACCACCTTCTTCGAGGGGCAACGGAAGGGCTCCGGCTCGCCGCCGTACGGGTCCGGGCAGGTGCCCTCGGTGTAGACCCACATCTCCAGCCGCACGTTCTGCGCGTGCATCAGGCAGTTGCCCGTGCCGAAATCCAGGATGCCGTCGAAGGGGTACTCGCCGGACGCGCTCGGCGCCGTCACCTTCCAGGGCAGCTCGCCCTTGCCCACCACGGTGCCAGACGCCGCGCCCGCCTCACACCAGCCACCGGCGTCCACCAGGATGGCCGCCACCTTGCTGGTCACCTTCGTCACCTGGCACTCCTCCAGGACGTGGGGCACGAAGTGGCCGCGCATGGGCATCTGGAAGCGCGTCGGGTCCACGGGCTTCACCGCGGCCTCGAAGTACGCGCCCGGGTTGGGAATCCACGTCGGTGTGCCCGTCGTGGTCCCCGAGGCCTTCGTGGCCACCACGTCCACCCCGGCGATGCCCGTGGCTCCCGAGGCCGGGAACGGCGTCCACGTTCCGTCCTCCTCCAGGCGCACCAGCCCGTAATCACAGTCCAGGTAGCCCCCGAGCGCCCCGCGCTCCAGACACAGGCGGATGTGCTTCTCGGGCGTGTCCTTGAGCAGATCCTTCGGGTGCTCGAGGACGATGTCGCCCTCGCCCAGCCCCGGCACCGGGTGCAGCGTGGCCGAGACCGACGTATAGGTGAGCTGCTCCTCGCCCGTCGTCTCGTTGAAGGCCATGGCCAGCGAGTCCACCAGCAGCAGCTTGTCGTCCTGCCGCGGCACCGACAGCGAGAGCGGCGCCGTCTCCAACACCTTGCCGGCGTACTCCTCGTGGGACTGGCTGGCGAGGTACTGGAAGGACGTCTGGTCCTCGTCCGTGACGAAGGCCGTGAGGTCCACGTAGCCGTAGTCCGAGCCGCCGAAGCACGAGGTCAGTCCCGTGCCATCGAAGCGGGCGTAGGCGCTGTCCCCGCCGCTCAGGCCGAGCGGAATCATGTGTCCGCACGCCATGCCGTCCGCCGTGGCCGTCATGCCCGCGGCGCGGACCCCGTCTCCCGGGGCCTCCATGGGCCGCTCGGGCAGGGGCAGCCGGCGGTGGAGCTCGTCCAGGCGCAGGAAGAGCCGGGGCGCGTTCAGCGCGGAGAGCCCCGAGGCCTTGAGCCGGTTCATCACGAAGCGGTAGTGCACCTCGTCGCTCAGGTCCAAGGGCATCTTCTCGTTGTCACCACTCTTGAGCGCCTGCGCGCGCAGGGACGCCTGCCATTGCGTGTAGCGCCGCGCCAGGGCGCGTGAGTCCTCCGCGAGCTGCTCTTTGTCCACCTCTCCGGTGGCGGGGGTTTGCCGCTGCTGGCCGCACGCGGACAAGAGCGCGGCCACCATCATCAGGGTCAGGAAGCGACTTCGCATGATTCCATCCGAAGCAAGGGGGATGAGGGGCACCTCCCTTACCCAGGGAGGAGGAGCCCTGGTGACGTGGTCACTCGTGGGGTTCAAGGTGATGGGTCGGAGTGCACACGTCCCGGCTCACCGCCAACGTGTGTCGGCCTCACGCGCCGTGCAGGGGGAACACGGTTGCCTGTTGAATCCCAGAACACCCGAGTCAGACGTGCGTCGCACGCCCGACGTTCAAGGGTGTCACCGGGTGGACGCGGCCCTCCGGATGTGGGGGAGGACCGCAATCCCTCTCGGAAATTCAGAGCCCGAGTGGGAAAACTTTTTCCTACTTCTTCTTCACCGACTCGAGCAGCTTGCGGAAGCCCTTCTCGGCGCTGGCGACGGTGCGCTCGGGGCCGGTGAGCTTGAAGAAGAGGGGGCCCTCGGGGCCCTCGGCGATGGCGCCCAGCAGCCGGTAGCCGGGCTTGGGCGTGGAGGGGCCCATCATGGGGCCGCCCCCGGTATAGGTGCCCTTGACGTCCAGCGTGGTGATGGCGAGGCCGTTGACGGTCTCCTTCTTGGAGCGCGCGTCCTTCTCGGTGATGGCGGTGCCATCCGCCTTCTGGAACTGGCCCAGCCAGCGCTTCACGTTGGCGTCCACCGCGCCGCCCTGGCCGGCGCCGAAGTAGAAGATGGCCAGCTCCGCGGAGTCGGTGTCGCCCTTGGCGGGAGCGATGCGGTAGGTGGCCACGCGCATGGGCCGGGCGCCCTGCGTCTCCCAGCCCGAGGGGGACGTCCAGGTGAGGCCGCCCGCCTCGGGAGCGGCCTGCTGCTCCGAAGGAGCCGCCGGGGGAGTCTGCTGCGCCTGGGCCTGGGCCACGCCCACGGCCGCCATGAGTGTCATCGCACCAAGCAGTCGTTTCATGGGCTCAACCTATATCCGGGAACCGCCCCCCCGGCATCGTCCGTCTTCCACCCGACGCGAAGTGGCGAGCCCCCGCCCTCCTCTGTCCGGCAGCACACGCACCCTGGCCCGCCGGGCGGGGATGCTTCACTCCGGGTACGACTCAACCTTACCCCACCAAAGGCAAACGCAGTCGGTCGTCGCGAAGAAGGACTCGCGTATGAAGAAGACACTCACGGTCGTGACCCTGCTCGCCGCGGGGGCCAGCCAGGCAGCCGGCCTCGCCATCGACACCCAGGGAAGCCGGGCCACCGGCATGGGCTCGACGGGCGTGGCGAGCATGAGGGATGCCTCGTCCATCTACTACAACCCCGCGGGCATCCTGGGGGTGAACAAGCTGGACATCCAGCTCGGCGACTCGCTCATCCTGGGGCACCTGAGCTTCACCCCCCAGGGGTCGGACGTCGAGCAGACGCAGGATCCATCCTCGCCCCCGCCGCATGGCTACCTCGTCTATAAAATCACCGACCAGCTGGCCGCGGGCGTGGGTGTCTTCACGCCCTTTGGAGCCAAGAGCAAGTGGCCGGAGGACTTCGTGGGGCGGCAGATTGCCCGGGAGTCTCAGGTGGCCACCTTCGACATCAACCCCACGGTGGCGTTCGCGCCGCTGAGCTGGCTGCGGCTCGGCGTGGGGTTCCAGGCGGTGTACGGCACACTCGACGCCAGCCGGCAGACTCCCGGGGGCACGGGGGAGTTGGCGCTGTCCACCAGCACGTGGGGCATGGGCTACAACGCGGGCGTCCAGGCGGACCTGCTGCCGGGGATGCTGACGCTCGGCGCGCACTTCCGCAGCCGGGTGTTGATGTTCCTCGAGGGCGACGCGGACTTCTCGGGCCCGGTGTCCGCGGCGATCCCGGACCAGCCCGTCCGGCTGGACGTGGAGCTGCCGGCCTCGTTGGGGCTGGGTGTGGCCTTCACCCCGATGCAGAAGCTGCTGCTGGCCGCCGACGTCAACTGGGTGAAGTGGTCCAGCGTCCAACAGCTCCTCTTCGAGTTCGAGACGACGCCCACGCTCAACCAGCCCTCCGTCAAGAACTGGGAGGACCGGTGGAACTTCCACGTGGGCGGCGAGTACATGGTGACGGACGCGCTGGCGGTGCGCGCCGGCTTCGTCTACGACCCGACGCCCTCTCCCGCGGCCACGCTCGCGCCGGACCTGCCGGATGCCGACCGCATCCGCGTCTCGCTGGGCGCCGGCTATGCCTTCTCCTCCTTCCATGTGGACGCGGGCTACCAGTTCGTCTCCTTCATGGAGAACGAGAGCACCTTCTCGCCGCTGCCAGGCACCTACAAGGGCTCGGCCCACGTGATTGGCCTGACGCTTGGTTACTCGCCCTGACGCGCTCGCCCTGCTAGGGAGCACACCTGGGTGAAGAGGGGGCCCGGCACTACTG
The sequence above is drawn from the Archangium gephyra genome and encodes:
- a CDS encoding Hint domain-containing protein — encoded protein: MRSRFLTLMMVAALLSACGQQRQTPATGEVDKEQLAEDSRALARRYTQWQASLRAQALKSGDNEKMPLDLSDEVHYRFVMNRLKASGLSALNAPRLFLRLDELHRRLPLPERPMEAPGDGVRAAGMTATADGMACGHMIPLGLSGGDSAYARFDGTGLTSCFGGSDYGYVDLTAFVTDEDQTSFQYLASQSHEEYAGKVLETAPLSLSVPRQDDKLLLVDSLAMAFNETTGEEQLTYTSVSATLHPVPGLGEGDIVLEHPKDLLKDTPEKHIRLCLERGALGGYLDCDYGLVRLEEDGTWTPFPASGATGIAGVDVVATKASGTTTGTPTWIPNPGAYFEAAVKPVDPTRFQMPMRGHFVPHVLEECQVTKVTSKVAAILVDAGGWCEAGAASGTVVGKGELPWKVTAPSASGEYPFDGILDFGTGNCLMHAQNVRLEMWVYTEGTCPDPYGGEPEPFRCPSKKVVSPVDYKRGCLAEGTRVTRADGRSVPVEQVKVGEKLLTQGAGRGLTVTSVTRGGESNPLVKLRDEQGREVRVTQTHPMVTAARGVVQASELKVGDAVLTRTGARTLVAVERVPYAGPVYNFALGTPEELAGLGPEARTLYADGFLVGDSQLQEALEKARRVDARALLTRLDGAWHEDFRLSQARKLARARK
- a CDS encoding OmpP1/FadL family transporter, with amino-acid sequence MKKTLTVVTLLAAGASQAAGLAIDTQGSRATGMGSTGVASMRDASSIYYNPAGILGVNKLDIQLGDSLILGHLSFTPQGSDVEQTQDPSSPPPHGYLVYKITDQLAAGVGVFTPFGAKSKWPEDFVGRQIARESQVATFDINPTVAFAPLSWLRLGVGFQAVYGTLDASRQTPGGTGELALSTSTWGMGYNAGVQADLLPGMLTLGAHFRSRVLMFLEGDADFSGPVSAAIPDQPVRLDVELPASLGLGVAFTPMQKLLLAADVNWVKWSSVQQLLFEFETTPTLNQPSVKNWEDRWNFHVGGEYMVTDALAVRAGFVYDPTPSPAATLAPDLPDADRIRVSLGAGYAFSSFHVDAGYQFVSFMENESTFSPLPGTYKGSAHVIGLTLGYSP